One window from the genome of Echinicola vietnamensis DSM 17526 encodes:
- a CDS encoding M42 family metallopeptidase: protein MQENEKFLYKYLNNASPTGFEASGQQLWLDYIKPYVDQYFTDSYGTAVGVVNPDAPFKVVIEAHADEISWFVNYITPEGYIYVRRNGGSDHMIAPSMRVNIHTDDKVIPGVFGWPAIHVRKGDKEDKPSLENIFIDVGARSKEEVEKMGIHVGCVATFQDELIDLNGNFFAGRALDNRVGGYMIAQVLKKLHDAGKKLPFALYVVNAVQEEIGLRGAQMIAAKIKPNVAVITDVCHDTTAPMYNKITSGEQVAGDGPVLTYGASVHKKLLDLIIAAADKRKIPFQRAAASRGTGTDTDAFAYSNEGVPAALISLPLKYMHTTVETASKKDINSVIDLITAFLEDLDPNYNFKYIG from the coding sequence ATGCAAGAAAACGAAAAATTTCTTTACAAATACCTCAATAACGCCTCGCCTACGGGGTTTGAGGCATCAGGTCAACAGTTATGGCTGGATTATATCAAGCCGTATGTGGACCAGTATTTTACCGACAGCTATGGGACTGCCGTGGGGGTGGTCAACCCAGACGCCCCTTTCAAGGTGGTCATTGAGGCGCATGCCGACGAGATCAGCTGGTTTGTGAATTATATCACACCAGAAGGATATATTTATGTGCGCAGAAATGGAGGCTCAGACCACATGATCGCACCATCCATGCGAGTAAATATCCATACGGATGATAAGGTCATTCCTGGGGTTTTTGGATGGCCGGCCATCCATGTGCGGAAAGGAGATAAAGAAGACAAGCCCTCATTGGAGAATATCTTCATCGATGTTGGGGCAAGGAGCAAGGAGGAAGTTGAGAAGATGGGCATTCATGTCGGCTGTGTGGCGACTTTCCAGGACGAGTTGATTGATCTTAATGGTAATTTCTTTGCCGGAAGGGCTTTGGATAATCGTGTGGGAGGCTATATGATTGCGCAAGTGCTGAAGAAACTACACGATGCAGGGAAGAAGCTTCCTTTTGCATTGTATGTTGTCAATGCGGTGCAGGAAGAGATCGGCCTTCGCGGGGCACAGATGATTGCCGCTAAGATCAAGCCGAATGTGGCGGTGATCACGGATGTTTGCCATGACACCACCGCTCCGATGTACAATAAGATTACCAGTGGAGAGCAGGTGGCTGGGGATGGTCCAGTGCTGACCTATGGTGCTTCTGTTCATAAAAAGCTGCTGGACTTGATCATTGCAGCAGCTGACAAAAGGAAGATCCCTTTCCAGCGGGCAGCCGCTTCGAGAGGTACAGGGACAGACACGGATGCCTTTGCCTATTCCAATGAAGGGGTGCCTGCCGCACTGATTTCTTTGCCACTCAAGTATATGCATACTACCGTAGAGACGGCCAGCAAAAAGGATATTAATAGTGTCATTGACCTGATTACCGCTTTTCTGGAGGACTTGGATCCAAATTATAACTTTAAGTATATTGGTTAG
- a CDS encoding acyl-CoA carboxylase subunit beta, which translates to MKSATKGVYTLPGNKEKLELLKKKNEEALMGGGQQRIATQHEKGKLTARERIHLLIDEGTFQEIDKFKMHRCKDFGLDKEYYLGDGVVTGYGEVNGRLVYVYSQDFTVFGGSLSETHAEKICKIMDMAMKNGAPVIGLNDSGGARIQEGVNSLGGYADIFYRNTRASGVIPQLSAIMGPCAGGAVYSPAITDFILMVEETSYMFVTGPNVVKTVTQEHVSSEELGGASTHSTKSGVTHFACQNEVECIKTIKDILSYIPQNCEDDAPSYPYDMLEDESRPVLDTMVPENPNHPYDMREVVRGIVDEASFLEVHQNFADNMVVGFARIAGRSIGVVGNQPQSLAGVLDNDASIKAARFVRFCDCFNVPLLVLVDVPGFLPGTDQEWNGIITNGAKLLYAFSEATVPRITVITRKAYGGAYDVMNSKHIGADLNFAWPTAEIAVMGAKGAAEIIFKKEIAQAEDSEAKLQEKIDQYTRKFANPYKAAHRGYIDEVILPSQTRKKLISGFKMLKNKVDNLPKKKHGNIPL; encoded by the coding sequence ATGAAAAGTGCTACCAAAGGAGTGTATACCCTGCCAGGAAACAAGGAGAAACTGGAATTGTTAAAAAAGAAAAACGAAGAAGCCCTGATGGGAGGGGGCCAGCAGCGGATAGCTACCCAACATGAGAAAGGGAAGTTGACGGCTCGTGAGCGTATTCATTTGCTGATCGATGAAGGGACCTTTCAGGAGATCGACAAGTTTAAAATGCACCGCTGTAAGGACTTTGGACTGGATAAGGAATATTATTTGGGAGATGGTGTGGTGACCGGCTATGGTGAGGTCAATGGCCGACTGGTGTATGTGTATTCCCAGGATTTTACCGTGTTTGGTGGTTCCCTTTCAGAAACCCATGCCGAAAAGATTTGCAAGATCATGGACATGGCCATGAAAAACGGTGCCCCTGTTATTGGGTTGAATGACTCCGGGGGTGCCCGCATCCAAGAGGGCGTGAATTCACTGGGGGGATATGCCGATATATTTTACCGTAATACCCGGGCATCAGGCGTGATTCCACAGCTTTCGGCGATCATGGGGCCCTGTGCCGGAGGGGCGGTTTATTCACCGGCAATTACCGATTTTATTCTTATGGTAGAGGAGACCAGCTATATGTTTGTGACTGGTCCAAATGTCGTGAAGACCGTTACACAGGAGCATGTCAGTTCAGAGGAATTGGGCGGGGCAAGCACTCATAGTACCAAAAGCGGCGTGACGCATTTTGCCTGCCAAAATGAAGTTGAGTGCATCAAGACCATAAAAGATATCCTTAGCTACATTCCCCAAAATTGTGAAGATGATGCACCGTCCTATCCGTATGATATGTTGGAAGATGAGTCCAGGCCGGTACTGGATACGATGGTACCCGAAAATCCAAATCATCCGTATGACATGCGGGAAGTGGTCAGGGGAATCGTCGATGAAGCCTCGTTTTTAGAGGTGCACCAAAACTTTGCGGATAATATGGTGGTGGGCTTTGCCAGGATAGCTGGGAGGAGCATAGGTGTCGTAGGTAATCAGCCCCAATCCCTGGCAGGGGTATTGGATAATGATGCGTCGATCAAAGCGGCCCGCTTTGTGCGGTTTTGCGATTGTTTTAATGTCCCTTTGCTGGTTCTGGTGGATGTGCCGGGTTTTTTGCCGGGTACAGACCAAGAGTGGAATGGCATCATTACCAACGGGGCAAAATTGCTGTATGCTTTTTCGGAAGCTACCGTCCCGAGGATCACCGTGATTACCAGAAAGGCCTATGGGGGCGCTTATGATGTGATGAACTCCAAGCATATTGGAGCGGATTTGAATTTTGCATGGCCTACTGCAGAGATCGCTGTAATGGGAGCAAAGGGAGCTGCAGAAATAATTTTCAAAAAGGAAATTGCCCAAGCGGAAGACTCAGAAGCTAAATTGCAGGAGAAAATCGACCAGTATACCCGGAAATTTGCCAATCCTTATAAGGCTGCCCACCGAGGATACATCGATGAGGTGATTCTACCGTCCCAAACCAGAAAAAAACTCATTTCAGGATTCAAAATGCTCAAAAATAAGGTGGATAACCTTCCTAAAAAGAAACATGGAAATATACCTTTGTAA
- a CDS encoding exopolyphosphatase, giving the protein MRHEKAAIIDMGTNTFHLILVNLSEEGFDILFKEKVPVKIGQKGISKNEIHPDAKKRAMHTLKHFRNLIDGEAIEHIYAFATSAVRNAHNGMELVQEIRNDFNIDVNVIDGDQEAQLIYEGIRFSKSLGKENSLMMDIGGGSVEFIIGNEDKALWKQSFEIGGQRLLDLFHYHDPILPEEIDKLKEFLSERLQPLIEALKAHQPKRLVGASGTFDTLTDMYYASAHLTKTKSQTVFHLPRGEFQRLSQKLVSLHKKERLEIPGMIPMRVDMIVVASCLIDFILQYVDADELICSNYALKEGVISKILKNESIIPCMGIEKP; this is encoded by the coding sequence ATGAGACATGAGAAGGCAGCCATAATTGACATGGGAACCAATACATTTCATTTGATATTGGTAAATCTTAGCGAAGAGGGTTTTGACATTCTTTTCAAAGAAAAAGTCCCTGTGAAGATCGGGCAAAAAGGCATCAGCAAGAACGAAATCCATCCCGATGCAAAAAAACGGGCAATGCACACCCTTAAGCATTTCCGGAATTTGATCGACGGGGAAGCGATCGAGCATATTTATGCCTTTGCCACCAGTGCCGTGCGCAACGCCCACAACGGGATGGAATTGGTACAGGAGATCAGAAACGATTTCAACATCGACGTCAATGTGATCGATGGCGATCAGGAAGCCCAGCTCATCTATGAAGGCATTCGGTTTAGCAAATCATTGGGCAAGGAAAACAGCCTGATGATGGACATCGGTGGTGGCTCGGTAGAATTCATCATCGGTAATGAGGACAAAGCGCTATGGAAGCAAAGTTTTGAAATTGGCGGCCAGCGGCTCTTGGACCTATTCCATTATCATGACCCCATACTTCCAGAGGAAATCGACAAGCTCAAGGAGTTTCTTTCAGAACGCCTACAGCCCCTGATTGAAGCACTTAAAGCACATCAGCCCAAAAGACTGGTGGGTGCGTCAGGTACTTTTGACACCTTGACGGACATGTACTACGCTTCAGCCCACCTTACCAAAACCAAAAGCCAAACCGTCTTCCATCTCCCTCGAGGCGAATTCCAACGCCTATCCCAAAAGCTGGTCTCACTCCATAAAAAGGAACGATTGGAAATCCCCGGCATGATCCCTATGCGGGTGGACATGATCGTGGTGGCTTCTTGTCTCATCGACTTCATCCTCCAATACGTAGATGCCGACGAACTCATCTGTTCCAATTATGCCCTCAAGGAGGGGGTCATCTCTAAAATCCTGAAAAACGAATCCATTATCCCCTGTATGGGAATAGAAAAACCTTAA
- a CDS encoding Ldh family oxidoreductase produces the protein MNFDFKSLFAFTKEIFIKIGCPEADAQSATEVLLSADLRGVDSHGVARLSGYVRLWEAGRINPTPKIRIVHETPSTAVVDGDGGLGLVVAPVAMKIAIEKAKNAGTGWVSVKNSNHYGIAGHHALQAVKEDMIGMSMTNASPLVSPTFSKERLLGTNPISVAIPAGKEPPFVADMATTTAANGKLEILQRKQENAPSGWVQDKEGNPTTNAFGVKEGGALLPLGGDREHGSHKGYALGAIVDIFSAVLSGANYGPWVPPFVAFLEPDPNPVGEGIGHFFGAMRVDAFRPADEFKNHMDTWISRFREAKTTPGHDKVLIPGDPERELEKERMENGIPLLEPVQQDLTALGEKFGVPLRS, from the coding sequence ATGAATTTTGATTTTAAAAGCCTATTTGCATTTACAAAAGAAATTTTCATAAAAATCGGGTGCCCTGAGGCCGATGCCCAATCGGCTACGGAAGTTCTGCTCTCGGCAGATCTCCGCGGCGTGGACTCCCATGGTGTGGCCAGGCTTTCCGGCTATGTCAGGCTTTGGGAAGCAGGCCGGATCAACCCTACCCCCAAGATCCGCATAGTCCACGAGACGCCCAGTACAGCGGTGGTGGATGGAGACGGTGGCTTGGGATTGGTCGTCGCCCCCGTGGCCATGAAAATCGCCATCGAAAAAGCTAAAAATGCCGGCACCGGCTGGGTATCTGTCAAAAACTCCAACCACTATGGCATAGCTGGACACCACGCGCTTCAAGCGGTCAAGGAAGATATGATTGGCATGTCCATGACCAACGCCAGCCCGTTGGTCAGCCCTACATTCTCAAAGGAAAGGCTGCTGGGCACCAATCCGATCTCCGTGGCCATTCCAGCGGGGAAAGAGCCTCCATTTGTTGCGGACATGGCCACCACAACGGCCGCCAATGGCAAGCTGGAAATCCTTCAGCGAAAACAGGAAAATGCCCCTTCTGGCTGGGTACAGGACAAAGAAGGGAATCCCACTACCAATGCTTTTGGTGTAAAAGAAGGTGGGGCCCTGCTTCCTCTGGGAGGTGACCGAGAGCATGGATCCCATAAGGGGTATGCCTTAGGGGCCATCGTGGACATCTTCTCTGCAGTGCTCTCCGGCGCCAACTACGGCCCTTGGGTACCGCCCTTCGTCGCTTTCCTAGAGCCAGACCCCAACCCGGTAGGAGAAGGCATAGGTCACTTCTTTGGCGCCATGCGGGTGGATGCTTTCCGACCGGCAGATGAGTTTAAAAACCACATGGACACTTGGATCAGCAGGTTCCGGGAAGCCAAAACCACTCCGGGACATGATAAAGTGCTCATCCCCGGCGACCCGGAAAGGGAGCTGGAAAAAGAACGAATGGAAAACGGTATTCCTTTGCTGGAACCTGTGCAGCAAGATTTGACGGCCCTGGGCGAAAAGTTTGGAGTGCCCCTTCGCTCCTGA
- a CDS encoding OsmC family protein, whose product MSKFHHYQTLITWTGNTGMGTRGYLAYQRNFDVHTEGRPVIYGSADPHFRGDKSRHNPEELFLASIASCHMLWYLHLCAEAGISIVSYEDHAEGIMVENKNGSGQFSEVVLYPVVTVEVESMKTKAMQLHEEANKYCFIANSCNFKIRHKPVVRIASKKQSYSH is encoded by the coding sequence ATGTCAAAATTCCATCATTACCAGACGCTGATCACCTGGACCGGCAATACCGGCATGGGCACGAGGGGATACCTCGCGTACCAAAGAAACTTTGATGTCCATACAGAAGGCAGGCCAGTCATTTACGGGAGTGCAGATCCCCATTTTCGCGGAGACAAATCCCGCCATAATCCGGAAGAACTGTTTCTGGCCAGTATCGCTTCCTGTCACATGCTTTGGTACCTGCACTTGTGTGCCGAAGCAGGAATAAGTATCGTTTCGTATGAAGACCATGCAGAAGGCATTATGGTGGAAAACAAAAATGGCTCCGGTCAATTCAGCGAAGTGGTCCTGTATCCTGTCGTGACCGTGGAAGTGGAATCCATGAAAACCAAAGCCATGCAGCTTCACGAGGAAGCCAACAAGTATTGCTTTATTGCCAACAGCTGCAATTTCAAAATCCGTCACAAACCAGTGGTAAGGATAGCCTCGAAAAAACAAAGCTATAGCCATTAA
- a CDS encoding mannose-1-phosphate guanylyltransferase, with translation MQNKPYIVVLAGGIGTKFWPHSRNNFPKQFLDLLGTGRTLLQTTYDRFVKLSSPDRFVVVTNHNYVDIVKEQLPELGDDQILSEPLRRNTATCIAYASYVIRKRDEAARVIVTPSDHLILHEVAFQDTIALALSEAEKDHHLVTIGIKPNRPDTAYGYIQYMDGHEEVKKVKTFTEKPDVTLAKTFLESGDFVWNSGVFVWKNQSIIRAFEKHMPEIAEVFEEGIDFYATSKEQEFVKRAYSLVKNVTIDLGIMEKSDDVYLILGDFGWSDLGSWMSIHKLKNRDKDNNVVDANAMLYDTTNSYIKVSPQKLVVVHGLDNYLINESENVLLICKLDAEKKFKEFVADAKNKGEGFI, from the coding sequence ATGCAAAATAAACCATATATTGTTGTTTTGGCCGGTGGTATCGGCACCAAGTTTTGGCCACATAGCAGAAACAATTTTCCAAAGCAGTTTTTAGATCTATTGGGCACTGGCAGAACCCTGCTGCAGACTACCTATGACCGATTTGTAAAACTGTCCAGCCCTGACAGGTTTGTCGTGGTGACCAATCATAATTATGTCGACATTGTCAAGGAGCAACTCCCGGAGTTGGGAGATGACCAGATATTGAGCGAGCCCCTTCGCAGGAATACAGCTACGTGTATCGCATATGCCAGCTATGTGATTCGAAAAAGGGATGAAGCGGCGCGGGTTATCGTGACGCCTTCAGACCATTTGATTCTACATGAAGTGGCCTTTCAGGATACCATCGCCTTGGCCCTGAGTGAAGCAGAAAAGGACCATCACTTGGTTACCATCGGTATAAAGCCCAATCGGCCGGATACTGCCTATGGCTACATCCAGTACATGGATGGCCATGAGGAGGTCAAAAAGGTGAAGACTTTTACCGAAAAGCCTGATGTTACATTGGCGAAGACTTTTTTGGAAAGTGGCGATTTTGTCTGGAACAGCGGAGTCTTTGTTTGGAAAAACCAGTCCATCATCAGGGCTTTTGAAAAACACATGCCCGAGATAGCGGAGGTTTTTGAAGAAGGAATCGATTTTTATGCCACCTCAAAAGAGCAGGAGTTTGTAAAGAGGGCTTATTCCTTGGTGAAAAATGTGACCATCGACCTTGGTATCATGGAGAAATCAGATGATGTTTACCTGATATTGGGAGACTTTGGGTGGTCTGATCTTGGCTCTTGGATGAGTATTCATAAATTAAAAAACCGGGACAAGGACAATAATGTCGTGGATGCAAACGCCATGCTTTACGATACTACCAATAGTTATATCAAAGTTTCCCCGCAGAAACTGGTAGTCGTTCACGGGCTGGATAATTACCTGATCAATGAGTCTGAAAACGTCCTGCTGATCTGTAAGTTGGATGCCGAGAAGAAGTTTAAGGAGTTTGTGGCGGATGCCAAAAACAAGGGAGAGGGCTTTATTTAG
- a CDS encoding KpsF/GutQ family sugar-phosphate isomerase: MNIIKNIRNSAIKVLQTEAEALQNLIPKIDGDFEACVEEILHSKGRVVITGVGKSAIVATKIVATLNSTGTPALFMHAADAIHGDLGMIQKEDFVLCISKSGNTPEVKVLVPMLKRMGSRLVALVSNTDSYLAEHADFVLNATIAAEACPLNLAPTTSTTAHMAMGDALAVCLLEARGFSSDDFARYHPGGALGKQLYLTVDDLMVKDAVPVVHESAALTEVILEISGKRLGATAVVDSSRKLMGIVTDGDLRRMLENHQDLSKLTAKDIMTINPKTIVRNEYAVRALNRMREYNITQLVVAEEGEVFGFIHIHDLMKEGIV; the protein is encoded by the coding sequence TTGAATATAATAAAAAATATTAGAAACAGCGCCATTAAAGTCCTCCAAACAGAGGCTGAAGCCCTTCAAAATCTGATCCCAAAAATTGACGGTGACTTTGAAGCCTGTGTGGAAGAAATCCTCCATTCCAAAGGACGGGTGGTGATTACCGGGGTGGGCAAGAGTGCCATTGTCGCCACCAAAATAGTGGCCACCTTAAATTCTACGGGTACTCCAGCACTTTTTATGCATGCCGCAGATGCTATTCATGGTGATTTAGGTATGATTCAAAAGGAAGATTTTGTACTTTGTATCTCCAAGAGTGGGAATACACCGGAAGTGAAAGTCCTCGTGCCCATGCTCAAGAGAATGGGGTCGCGGTTGGTGGCCTTGGTAAGTAATACGGATAGCTATCTGGCCGAACATGCCGATTTTGTGTTGAATGCCACCATTGCCGCAGAGGCTTGTCCTTTAAATTTAGCACCAACAACGAGTACCACCGCGCACATGGCCATGGGAGATGCATTGGCCGTTTGCCTTTTGGAAGCCCGCGGATTTAGTAGCGATGATTTTGCACGCTATCATCCAGGGGGAGCTCTCGGGAAACAACTGTACCTTACCGTGGATGACCTGATGGTGAAGGATGCGGTTCCAGTGGTCCATGAAAGTGCTGCGCTCACAGAAGTAATCTTGGAAATCAGTGGAAAGCGACTTGGCGCCACTGCCGTCGTGGATTCCAGTAGGAAGCTCATGGGCATTGTGACCGATGGGGACCTCCGAAGGATGCTGGAAAATCACCAGGATTTATCTAAATTAACAGCTAAAGATATTATGACCATAAACCCAAAGACCATCGTGCGCAATGAATATGCGGTGAGGGCGTTGAATCGCATGAGGGAGTATAACATCACGCAATTGGTCGTGGCAGAAGAGGGAGAGGTGTTTGGATTTATCCATATCCATGACTTAATGAAAGAGGGGATTGTTTAA
- the recQ gene encoding DNA helicase RecQ, with amino-acid sequence MDIKIKENLKKIFGFNQFRGNQEAIVDNILQGNNTFVIMPTGAGKSLCYQLPAVTKEGTAIVISPLIALMKNQVDQLNAFGINAHFLNSTLSKTETNKVKKEVLSGATKLLYVAPESLTKEENVEFLKSAQLSFVAIDEAHCISEWGHDFRPEYRKIKSIIAQIGDALPIIALTATATPKVQQDIQRNLNMEEADLFKSSFNRTNLFYEVRPKAKSDTKKHLIKYVKSQKGKSGIIYCLSRKKVEEIAELLKVNGINAAPYHAGLESAMRIKNQDDFLNEEVDVVVATIAFGMGIDKPDVRYVIHYDVPKSLEGYYQETGRAGRDGLEGHCLMFYKYEDIVKLEKFNKDKPVNERENAKVLLQEMAAYAESSVCRRRVLLHYFGESLNEDCGFCDNCKKKRDAFDAKEDILTAIEAVKETHQRFSLDHIVNVIRGEQNEYMESYNHDGLSVFGKGKEENERYWRSVIRQTMIHGLLEKDIENYGVIKLSKTSEDFLKNPHEITFTKDHDFDEMIENDEAEEIANTNKAYDEKLFELLKVERKKVAKSKGLPPYVIFQDPSLEEMATVYPTSREELAQVNGVGMGKVTKFGAPFLKLITNYVEENDIITASDVVVKTAGTRSKVKISIIQQVDRKIDLDEIASNLNIEMSELLQEIEQIIYSGTKLNINYYIHNIMDEEREDILHDYFMTAETDNIREALQELEDEDFGEEEIRVYRIKFISDHAN; translated from the coding sequence GTGGATATAAAAATTAAAGAGAACCTCAAAAAGATTTTTGGCTTCAACCAATTTAGAGGAAACCAGGAAGCGATTGTTGACAACATATTGCAGGGCAACAATACTTTCGTGATTATGCCTACCGGAGCCGGAAAATCCTTATGCTATCAACTTCCAGCCGTGACCAAAGAAGGCACGGCTATTGTCATATCACCCTTGATCGCCTTGATGAAAAACCAAGTGGATCAACTGAATGCATTTGGCATCAATGCCCATTTTCTGAATTCGACGCTCAGTAAGACCGAAACCAATAAGGTCAAAAAGGAAGTCCTTTCTGGAGCCACCAAACTGCTGTATGTCGCACCAGAGTCGCTGACCAAAGAGGAGAACGTCGAATTTCTAAAATCCGCCCAACTCAGTTTCGTGGCCATTGATGAGGCACACTGTATTTCAGAGTGGGGACACGACTTTAGGCCTGAATACCGAAAGATCAAAAGCATCATCGCACAGATCGGCGACGCCCTGCCGATCATAGCCCTTACGGCCACCGCCACTCCAAAGGTGCAGCAGGACATCCAGCGAAACCTTAACATGGAGGAAGCGGACCTGTTTAAGTCCTCCTTTAACAGAACCAACCTTTTCTACGAGGTAAGGCCAAAAGCCAAATCAGACACCAAAAAGCACCTCATAAAATACGTCAAATCCCAAAAGGGCAAATCGGGAATTATCTATTGCCTGAGCAGGAAAAAGGTGGAAGAAATCGCAGAACTCCTGAAAGTCAACGGCATCAACGCAGCACCTTACCACGCCGGCCTCGAATCCGCCATGCGGATAAAAAACCAGGATGACTTCCTTAATGAAGAAGTGGATGTGGTAGTGGCGACGATCGCCTTTGGCATGGGAATCGACAAACCGGATGTCCGCTATGTCATTCACTATGATGTTCCAAAATCACTGGAGGGATATTACCAGGAAACAGGAAGGGCTGGCAGAGATGGACTGGAAGGCCACTGCTTGATGTTTTATAAATATGAAGACATCGTCAAGCTCGAAAAGTTCAATAAGGACAAACCGGTAAATGAGCGTGAAAATGCCAAAGTGCTCCTTCAGGAAATGGCTGCTTATGCGGAAAGCTCGGTATGTCGCAGGAGAGTTTTGCTACACTATTTTGGTGAAAGCTTAAACGAAGATTGTGGCTTCTGTGACAACTGTAAGAAAAAACGAGATGCTTTCGATGCAAAAGAAGACATCCTAACGGCCATAGAGGCCGTCAAGGAAACCCATCAGCGATTCAGTTTGGACCACATCGTCAATGTCATTCGCGGTGAACAAAATGAATACATGGAAAGCTATAACCATGATGGGCTTTCAGTTTTCGGGAAAGGCAAAGAAGAAAATGAGCGGTACTGGCGTTCTGTTATCCGCCAAACGATGATCCATGGCCTTTTGGAAAAAGACATTGAAAACTATGGGGTCATCAAGCTCTCCAAAACCAGTGAAGACTTCCTCAAAAACCCTCATGAGATCACATTCACGAAGGATCATGACTTTGATGAGATGATCGAAAATGATGAGGCCGAGGAAATTGCCAATACCAACAAGGCCTATGATGAAAAGCTATTTGAGCTGCTCAAAGTAGAGCGTAAAAAAGTAGCCAAAAGCAAAGGGCTGCCTCCTTACGTCATCTTTCAGGATCCCTCCTTGGAAGAAATGGCAACCGTTTATCCTACTTCAAGAGAAGAACTTGCCCAAGTTAATGGGGTAGGTATGGGAAAAGTCACTAAATTTGGAGCACCATTTCTCAAACTAATTACCAATTACGTTGAGGAAAATGACATTATTACGGCTTCGGACGTTGTTGTCAAAACGGCCGGTACCCGCTCCAAAGTAAAGATATCCATCATCCAGCAGGTAGACCGTAAAATAGATCTTGATGAAATCGCCAGTAATCTGAACATTGAAATGTCCGAATTACTGCAGGAGATAGAACAGATTATTTACAGTGGCACCAAGTTAAATATCAATTACTACATCCATAACATTATGGATGAAGAGCGGGAAGACATCTTACATGATTACTTCATGACCGCCGAAACGGACAATATCAGAGAGGCACTTCAAGAACTTGAGGACGAAGACTTCGGAGAAGAAGAGATCAGGGTCTACAGAATCAAGTTTATTTCTGATCATGCCAATTAA
- the purD gene encoding phosphoribosylamine--glycine ligase, with product MNILLLGSGGREHAFAYKIANSPKCDRLYVAPGNAGTASIATNVSIGITDFPALKDFILANAIDLVVVGPEEPLVKGVADYFASQEETKALPVVGPKQKGATLEGSKDFSKQFMQRHQVPTAASATFTKDTIDEGLAFIRAQQVPVVLKADGLAAGKGVLICETIEDAESSFKEMLLESKFGAASEKVVIEEFLSGIELSVFVATDGKSYKILPEAKDYKRIGEKDTGLNTGGMGAVSPVPFAKGAFLKKVEEKVVKPTIEGLKKDEIDYKGFIFIGLMNDNGEPYVIEYNVRMGDPETQAVLPRIKSDFVDLLYAMGTGTLEDYDLELEDFTATTIVMVAGGYPGSYPKGDAISGLENEDGASLTFHAGTTTNPQGDVVTNGGRILGITGKGNSIEEALSNAYSRVNEISWKDVYFRKDIGQDVLNYGK from the coding sequence ATGAACATACTATTATTAGGAAGCGGAGGCAGAGAACATGCTTTCGCTTATAAAATTGCCAATAGCCCAAAATGTGATCGTTTATATGTAGCCCCGGGAAATGCGGGCACCGCCAGTATCGCTACGAATGTATCCATTGGGATCACTGATTTCCCTGCCCTGAAGGATTTTATCTTGGCAAACGCCATAGACTTGGTCGTAGTAGGCCCAGAGGAGCCGCTCGTAAAGGGTGTGGCAGATTATTTTGCTTCCCAAGAAGAAACGAAAGCCTTACCTGTAGTGGGTCCTAAGCAAAAAGGTGCCACCTTGGAAGGAAGCAAGGATTTTTCCAAGCAATTCATGCAGCGCCATCAAGTACCTACCGCGGCCTCTGCAACCTTTACCAAAGATACCATCGATGAAGGATTAGCGTTTATCAGGGCACAGCAGGTACCTGTCGTGCTGAAGGCTGATGGACTGGCTGCGGGGAAAGGTGTGCTGATCTGCGAAACGATAGAAGATGCTGAAAGTTCCTTTAAGGAAATGCTACTAGAAAGTAAATTCGGTGCCGCTTCCGAGAAGGTAGTCATCGAGGAATTCCTTTCTGGAATAGAACTTTCCGTATTCGTGGCAACGGACGGCAAAAGCTATAAGATCCTTCCAGAAGCCAAAGACTACAAACGCATTGGCGAAAAAGACACAGGCTTGAACACGGGCGGAATGGGAGCCGTCAGTCCAGTGCCTTTTGCCAAAGGGGCATTCCTGAAGAAAGTCGAAGAAAAAGTGGTCAAACCGACCATCGAAGGACTAAAAAAAGACGAAATTGATTATAAAGGCTTTATCTTCATCGGATTGATGAATGATAATGGAGAACCTTACGTAATCGAGTATAACGTGCGTATGGGAGACCCGGAAACCCAAGCGGTACTTCCGCGCATTAAAAGCGACTTCGTAGATCTACTGTACGCCATGGGCACTGGCACCTTGGAAGATTATGATTTGGAGCTGGAAGATTTCACGGCTACTACCATTGTCATGGTGGCAGGCGGATATCCCGGCAGCTATCCCAAAGGTGATGCCATCAGTGGACTGGAAAACGAAGATGGCGCTAGCCTGACCTTCCATGCAGGCACCACTACAAATCCCCAAGGCGATGTGGTCACCAATGGTGGCCGGATATTGGGGATCACGGGCAAAGGAAACAGCATTGAAGAAGCGCTTTCCAATGCCTATTCCAGGGTAAATGAAATTTCCTGGAAAGACGTCTATTTCCGAAAAGATATCGGTCAAGACGTCCTAAATTATGGTAAATAA